A stretch of Ranitomeya variabilis isolate aRanVar5 chromosome 3, aRanVar5.hap1, whole genome shotgun sequence DNA encodes these proteins:
- the NDUFS5 gene encoding NADH dehydrogenase [ubiquinone] iron-sulfur protein 5 codes for MPFIDLQRKLGIDVDRWMLLQSSEQPFRHSARCHSFEKDWVECAHGIGAIRAQKECKLEYEDFLECMHRSKLMQRLSIIRAQKEKLEKEGKYKAPDFSKDENTP; via the exons ATGCCTTTTATCGATCTTCAGCGCAAGTTGGGAATTGATGTTGACAGATGGATGCTGCTGCAGAGCTCTGAGCAACCTTTCCGGCACAGCGCTCGTTGCCATTCTTTTGAGAAAGACTGGGTAGAATGTGCACATGGCATTGGAGCCATCCGAGCACAGAAGGAATGTAAGCTGGAGTATGAAGACTTCCTCGAGTGTATGCACAGAAGCAAATTG ATGCAACGCTTGAGCATTATTAGAGCGCAAAAAGAAAAGTTGGAGAAAGAAGGAAAATATAAAGCACCCGATTTCAGCAAAGATGAAAATACCCCATAA